Genomic DNA from Chitinophaga lutea:
AGGAACTGCATCGGTTTCATACCTATAAAAATAGGGAAACCGGGCGATTTACGCTACACCTCTTCCTCCTCCAGCACTTCCTTCAGTTTTTCCAGCACTTTCTGCCAGGTGGACGAAGCATGCTCCAGCTCTTTTTCGGAGTGGATGTTGTCCTGCGAAAGGGTGACCATCGTCTGGCCGTCTTTTTCCCAGATATTGTACGTTACGAGGTGGTAGTTTTCCGGTTTGTCTTCCATCGTGCCGCTGAGAAAGCTGCTCTGGAATACCTTTTCCGGTTCCATTTTCAGGATCTCACCTTTGTCTTTATACTTTTTCCCTTCATATTCCCCTTCGTAGGTGAGCCAGCCGCCTTCCCGCCACTCGCCCTTTACAGTGGTGCCCAGCAGGTAACGGTGAATGATCTCGGGAGTGGTAATGGCCTTCCATACCTGTGCAGGCGTGGTATCAATGGCTACGGTAGATTCGGCCACCAGTGTTTGCGTTTCTTTCATACCGGTCTGTTTGGGAAATATACGGCCAATTGCGTGCCATCGTCCCTGTCGCCGTTACATGAGGAAGGAATGTGGTGTTTATTCCACAAATTATACTTTACCGTTTCCTAACCATAATCAGGTGCCGGAGCTGACAATCGTCATATCATCTTCCCCCAATCTTATTACTTTTGTCATATGGATGATTTTTTCGCCGCTCGATCCCAAATGGCCCTTTCCCTGGGCTTTCATATCATTTTTGCCTGCATCGGCATGGTTATGCCCTTCTTCATGGCCGTTTCGCACTACAAATGGCTTAAAACAGGCGACGAGGTTTACAAACACATTACCAAAGCCTGGAGCAAAGGCGTCGCGATATTCTTTGCCACTGGGGCCGTATCGGGCACGGTGTTGTCCTTTGAACTGGGATTGCTCTGGCCGCGGTTTATGGAACATGCCGGACCCATTTTCGGAATGCCGTTTTCGCTGGAGGGAACGGCGTTTTTTATTGAGGCCATCGCCCTGGGATTTTTCCTGTACGGCTGGGACCGCTTCAACCGCTGGTTCCATTGGGTAACAGGCGTAGTGGTAGGTGTCAGCGGCCTCGTATCGGGTATCCTCGTAGTGGCGGCCAATGCCTGGATGAACAGTCCGGGCGGCTTCGACTACGTCAACGGAGAATACCTGAATATCGACCCCATCAAAGCCATGTTCAACGACGCCTGGTTTTCGCAGGCGCTGCACATGTCCGTGGCGGCCTTTGTGGCCACCGGGTTCGCTGTGGCCGGCATTCATGCGCTGATGATGCTGAAAGGCAAAAACGTGGCTTTTCATACCCGCGCTTTCCGGATAGCCGCCATCTTCGGTGCGGTAGCAGCCGTTTTGCAGCCCATCAGCGGCGATATCTCCGCCAAAGATGTGGCGAAGCGTCAGCCCGCCAAACTGGCCGCAATGGAAGCGCATTTTCATACGGAAGAAA
This window encodes:
- a CDS encoding SRPBCC family protein gives rise to the protein MKETQTLVAESTVAIDTTPAQVWKAITTPEIIHRYLLGTTVKGEWREGGWLTYEGEYEGKKYKDKGEILKMEPEKVFQSSFLSGTMEDKPENYHLVTYNIWEKDGQTMVTLSQDNIHSEKELEHASSTWQKVLEKLKEVLEEEEV
- a CDS encoding cytochrome ubiquinol oxidase subunit I translates to MDDFFAARSQMALSLGFHIIFACIGMVMPFFMAVSHYKWLKTGDEVYKHITKAWSKGVAIFFATGAVSGTVLSFELGLLWPRFMEHAGPIFGMPFSLEGTAFFIEAIALGFFLYGWDRFNRWFHWVTGVVVGVSGLVSGILVVAANAWMNSPGGFDYVNGEYLNIDPIKAMFNDAWFSQALHMSVAAFVATGFAVAGIHALMMLKGKNVAFHTRAFRIAAIFGAVAAVLQPISGDISAKDVAKRQPAKLAAMEAHFHTEEKAPLIIGGIPNEKTGEVDYALRIPRMLSFLAHGDFSAEVKGLDQVPVQDRPPVAVTHYAFQIMVGLGMAMVLIALLYFIALWKKRNWLRGRWLLKLFVIATPMGFIAVEAGWTVTEVGRQPWIINGIMRTADAVTPMPGIVYSFYIFTAVYISLSVIVAFLLYRQIKMVDKLYN